CATCTTGTTGTAAATGCTCTTGTGGGTTTTAATGGCTTATACCCTAGCTATGTTGCTATGGAATGCCAAAAAAAGCTAGCCTTAGCAAATAAAGAGAGTCTTGTATCTGGAGGATGGCTTTTTGAAAATTTTCCAATTGTACCTATAGATAGCGAACATTTTGGTATCTGGTATCTCATCAATAACCGACCCATTGAGCAAATTATTATTACCGCAAGTGGAGGTGCTTTTAGAGATTTAGAGATTGAAAAAATTAAGTCTCAAAAATCTCAACAAGCACTGCAACACCCAAATTGGAAAATGGGTAAAAAAATTACCATAGATTCTGCAACAATGGCAAACAAACTTCTTGAGGTCTTGGAAGCCAAATGGATCTTTAACCACAACAATATTACAGCACTTATTGAAAGAACCTCTAGTGTTCACGCACTCTTAAATTTTAAAGATGGTTCTAGTACAGCACACTTTGCAAAGCCTGATATGCAATTACCAATTGCTTATGCATTAGATCCAATTCAAGCCAAGCAACAAGAAATCATCACCCCAATTTGTTTTGAAAAACTCAATTCTCTTGCTTTTGAAAAAATTGATACCCTAAGGTACCCCTTATGGATTTTAAAAGATGAGTTATTAAAAAATCCTCATCTAGGCATTGTATTTAATGCTAGTAATGAGGTATTAGTAGAGCTTTTTTTGCAAGATAGGATTTGTTTTGGAGATATTGCAGATAATATTTTTAGGGTTTTTGATACCTTTATTCAGCGTCCAAAAACCCATCTTATTGGAGAAATTGTTGAACTAGACAAAGAAGTGAGACTCTATACTCAAAACTTAATAAAATGAAAACTTTTTCTTACTTTCTGTTTTTTCTTCCTTTTTATATTCTTGCAAATATGCAAGGCTTTGATGGAGAAATGATTAGTTATTCAAAATTTGGCTTTAACCATCAAGCAATTAATACTTCTAATGGTGCTTATCCCACAGAAAGCTTTTCTGTCTTATATTCCTCTTTAGGGTATAAAAAACTTTTTTTAGAGCATCTAAGTTTTGGTGCAAGCTTTGCATTTGGGGGCATTGTCTTTGATTCTACAAAATCCCAAACTAAAGGCGGGCTTGCCTATAAGTATTTTGGATATTATTCAGGGTCTTTTGGTAATAAGAAAGCTACTCCTTATAACACGCAAAATTATTTTATTAAAGATTTGTATCTTGACTATAAAAATTCCTTTTTCCAATTGATTATTGGGAGATTTTTATTTACCCATACAGACTGGCTTACTGGAAGAAATGAGGGAATGGAACTTCATTTTTTTACCCAAATTAGTGATAGCTATTTTGCAATTAGTGAAAGAAGGTCCTCTTATGGAGGCAAATGGTTTAAAACCTATAAAATCTTAAACTCAAGCAAGATTCCAACTCTTGCAA
The Helicobacter sp. 'house sparrow 1' DNA segment above includes these coding regions:
- the dxr gene encoding 1-deoxy-D-xylulose-5-phosphate reductoisomerase, whose product is MVLLGSTGSIGINTLKIARKFHIPVEVLCAGRNITLLNQQIKEFQPKIVVIADKEDYHKLHYTNARVLFGQEGIVESIRESKSHLVVNALVGFNGLYPSYVAMECQKKLALANKESLVSGGWLFENFPIVPIDSEHFGIWYLINNRPIEQIIITASGGAFRDLEIEKIKSQKSQQALQHPNWKMGKKITIDSATMANKLLEVLEAKWIFNHNNITALIERTSSVHALLNFKDGSSTAHFAKPDMQLPIAYALDPIQAKQQEIITPICFEKLNSLAFEKIDTLRYPLWILKDELLKNPHLGIVFNASNEVLVELFLQDRICFGDIADNIFRVFDTFIQRPKTHLIGEIVELDKEVRLYTQNLIK